A region of Thermovibrio ammonificans HB-1 DNA encodes the following proteins:
- the pilM gene encoding pilus assembly protein PilM, whose amino-acid sequence MGWLARFFKGVGYLFPALDIGTSSLKLVQSERKGSNFKVKVHGIYEYKEQVFAGSEIIDEFELVHSIRELYEQLKIKDKQVTIHVPLHACFYSVISIPSGKDPESAVIDYMKSLISAEEFRQVKIDYRILPVAVEKGTIDIAIAAVKQEFLDKRINLLRQAGLEPTVIDIEPAAINNQFYLNNPDLTPVPVCLIDIGATYTKIVISFGGYPYITRNIEYGGISLTEQIQKELMLSFEDAERLKKGEPVKEMDQSSIDSIVDDFFKKIVTEALWTVENFKDRFNLEVESVYLYGGSAKLPDAAKRVERFSGKPTYLGSPLSFSGIVDSEEFAVAAGLSIRYKGDGNAKV is encoded by the coding sequence ATGGGGTGGTTGGCTCGCTTCTTCAAGGGAGTGGGGTATCTCTTTCCTGCCCTTGACATAGGAACATCCTCCCTAAAACTGGTTCAATCGGAGAGAAAAGGCAGCAACTTCAAGGTAAAAGTTCACGGAATTTACGAATATAAAGAGCAGGTTTTCGCAGGTTCTGAAATAATAGACGAGTTTGAGCTTGTCCATTCAATCAGAGAGCTCTACGAACAGCTAAAAATTAAAGATAAACAGGTAACCATTCACGTTCCACTCCACGCCTGCTTCTACAGCGTAATCAGTATCCCCTCGGGAAAGGACCCTGAATCGGCCGTTATAGACTACATGAAGAGCCTTATATCCGCCGAGGAGTTCAGACAGGTAAAGATAGACTACAGGATTCTCCCCGTTGCCGTTGAGAAAGGCACCATAGATATAGCAATCGCCGCTGTTAAGCAGGAGTTCCTCGATAAAAGGATAAACCTGCTGAGGCAGGCCGGCCTTGAGCCTACGGTCATAGACATAGAGCCTGCCGCAATCAACAACCAGTTCTACCTTAACAACCCCGACCTTACGCCGGTTCCCGTGTGTCTTATAGACATAGGGGCAACCTACACGAAAATCGTTATAAGTTTTGGCGGTTACCCTTACATTACAAGGAACATAGAGTACGGGGGTATCTCCCTCACCGAGCAGATACAGAAGGAGCTGATGCTAAGCTTTGAAGACGCCGAGCGTCTGAAAAAGGGAGAGCCCGTGAAGGAGATGGACCAATCCTCCATAGACTCAATAGTGGACGACTTCTTCAAGAAAATAGTGACCGAGGCCCTCTGGACCGTTGAGAACTTTAAAGACAGGTTCAACCTCGAGGTGGAATCTGTCTACCTTTACGGGGGCTCTGCAAAGCTCCCCGATGCGGCCAAAAGGGTGGAGAGGTTCTCCGGCAAACCTACCTACCTTGGCTCTCCGCTCAGCTTTTCCGGTATTGTAGATTCTGAAGAGTTTGCCGTTGCTGCAGGACTAAGCATACGATACAAGGGTGACGGAAATGCTAAGGTTTAA
- a CDS encoding GspE/PulE family protein, translated as MLKTLSEKQFIELLKSKGLLPDQEFSSFRQVAGLLKWNLPEVEELFKGAGFTFTKNLPLSIPAELLSAVPASFLKKERLVPLEDAGSHVVVATDNPFNYEGLKKLEWLLGKPIEVVVAPYDELNALLSTQREEEEEVAPVSYGEDILTSQEEAPAVQFINEVLTVALRARASDIHFEPFRNKMRVRIRIDGVLKTVRELPASKMPAVISRLKIMAGLDIAEKRLPQDGRILVKFGGKDVDIRVSTLPTHLGERVVLRLLLKENILYSIRELGLLPDDYEKLTSLIKLPHGMLLVTGPTGSGKTTTLYASLSEINREEINIITVEDPVEYELPGISQVQVKPDIGLTFASALRSILRQDPDVIMVGEIRDVETAEIAVQSALTGHLVFSTLHTNDAASSVTRLLDMGIEPFLVASSVVGVIAQRLVRKICPHCKTPYTPEPGELQELGITGYSGPLYRGRGCDYCMGTGYLGRTAIYEILVIDRDIKRLILDRRDSDEIKELALSKGMRTLKGDGAEKVKLGITTVEEVLRVAR; from the coding sequence ATGTTAAAGACGTTAAGTGAGAAGCAGTTTATAGAGCTTCTGAAGTCTAAAGGGCTCCTGCCCGACCAGGAGTTTAGCTCCTTCCGGCAGGTTGCCGGCCTTTTAAAGTGGAACCTGCCCGAGGTTGAAGAGCTCTTTAAAGGGGCAGGATTCACCTTTACCAAGAACCTGCCCCTTTCAATTCCCGCCGAGCTTCTCTCTGCCGTTCCCGCCTCCTTCCTGAAAAAAGAGAGGCTCGTTCCTCTCGAAGACGCCGGCAGCCACGTTGTTGTTGCAACCGATAACCCCTTTAACTACGAGGGACTGAAAAAACTCGAGTGGTTGCTCGGTAAGCCGATAGAGGTGGTTGTTGCTCCCTACGACGAGCTCAACGCCCTCCTCTCTACCCAGAGGGAGGAAGAGGAGGAGGTAGCCCCGGTTTCCTACGGCGAGGATATCCTCACCTCCCAGGAGGAAGCTCCCGCCGTTCAGTTTATAAACGAGGTTTTAACGGTTGCCCTCAGGGCAAGGGCCAGCGATATCCACTTTGAGCCCTTCAGGAACAAGATGAGGGTGAGAATCCGCATAGACGGTGTTTTAAAAACCGTCCGCGAGCTTCCGGCCTCCAAGATGCCGGCGGTTATCTCCCGCCTCAAGATAATGGCGGGCCTTGATATAGCTGAAAAGCGGCTTCCCCAAGACGGCAGAATTCTCGTAAAGTTCGGCGGCAAAGACGTAGACATCAGGGTTTCCACCCTCCCCACCCACCTTGGCGAGCGGGTTGTCCTCAGGCTGCTCCTCAAGGAGAACATCCTCTACTCAATCAGGGAGCTCGGCCTCCTTCCCGACGATTACGAGAAGCTGACCTCCCTCATAAAGCTTCCCCACGGCATGCTCCTTGTAACGGGCCCTACGGGCTCTGGAAAAACCACAACCCTTTACGCCTCCCTTTCCGAAATCAACAGGGAGGAGATAAACATAATCACCGTTGAAGACCCGGTTGAGTACGAGCTCCCCGGCATATCCCAAGTTCAGGTAAAGCCCGATATAGGTCTCACCTTTGCAAGTGCCCTCCGGAGCATACTCCGCCAGGACCCAGACGTCATCATGGTGGGTGAGATTCGCGACGTTGAAACCGCCGAGATAGCCGTTCAATCGGCCCTTACCGGTCACCTTGTGTTCTCTACCCTCCACACCAACGACGCCGCCTCCTCGGTCACCAGGCTTCTGGATATGGGAATAGAGCCCTTCCTTGTTGCCTCTTCGGTTGTTGGCGTTATAGCCCAAAGGCTTGTAAGGAAGATATGTCCCCACTGTAAAACCCCCTACACTCCCGAGCCCGGAGAGCTTCAGGAGCTCGGCATAACCGGTTACAGCGGTCCCCTTTACAGGGGAAGGGGTTGCGACTACTGTATGGGAACCGGATACCTGGGCAGAACCGCCATCTACGAGATTCTCGTTATCGACAGAGACATAAAACGGCTCATACTGGATAGGCGCGACAGCGACGAGATAAAAGAGCTCGCCCTCTCTAAGGGGATGAGAACCCTTAAAGGAGACGGAGCGGAGAAGGTGAAGCTCGGTATAACAACCGTTGAAGAAGTACTGAGGGTGGCACGGTAA
- a CDS encoding type II secretion system F family protein: MAVFSYRGVNSEGKEVKGVIEAPSYTAAHSLLKSRGIYPYELKEEEVSASEKRLHLPFIRRGPSNQELATFFKTLATLIDAGIPIVEAVESFVEKDTPPHLQLFYSAVAGALKEGATFTEALKRAGLRNETLLSLIYSGEKGALLPENLKLAALLLEKIESLKTKVAQALIYPAILFVVALGVVVFMMTAVIPKIVGIYTTAHLELPLSTRLVILFSNLLLNHYYLIVTLLALSLFALLLLVKKRRKLFHQLLLKLPLFGNLLYLSSLQRFLYTLGNLLNAGVPVVEALEIAVTTIPNLAVRLRVKPVVEHVKKGESLSKVLSELIPLPLVVYQLLKAGELSGNLGEMALKGAGYLETEIDVKVKSLTSLIEPVTMLIVGLMIGFIVYALLLPIVSISTIKAL, translated from the coding sequence ATGGCCGTATTCTCCTACCGTGGTGTTAACAGCGAAGGTAAGGAGGTTAAAGGCGTTATAGAGGCTCCCAGCTACACCGCCGCCCACTCCCTCCTCAAAAGCAGGGGCATCTACCCTTACGAGCTTAAAGAGGAGGAAGTTTCCGCCTCGGAAAAGCGCCTGCACCTTCCCTTCATCAGGAGGGGACCTTCAAACCAAGAGCTTGCAACCTTCTTCAAGACCCTTGCGACCCTGATAGACGCCGGAATTCCCATAGTAGAGGCGGTTGAATCCTTTGTAGAGAAGGACACACCTCCCCACCTTCAGCTATTCTACAGCGCCGTAGCAGGGGCCCTAAAAGAGGGAGCCACCTTCACGGAGGCCCTTAAACGGGCCGGTCTGAGAAACGAAACCCTTCTCTCGCTTATCTACTCCGGAGAGAAGGGAGCGCTGCTTCCCGAGAACCTCAAACTTGCGGCCCTTCTCCTTGAGAAAATAGAGAGCCTGAAAACCAAGGTAGCTCAGGCTCTTATCTACCCGGCTATCCTCTTTGTTGTTGCCCTCGGCGTTGTTGTCTTTATGATGACCGCAGTTATACCCAAGATTGTCGGCATCTACACAACCGCCCACCTTGAGCTTCCTTTAAGCACGCGCCTTGTGATACTTTTCAGCAACCTGCTGTTAAACCACTACTACCTTATAGTTACCCTTCTCGCCTTATCCCTCTTTGCCCTTTTGCTGCTTGTAAAAAAGAGGAGGAAGCTCTTCCACCAGCTTCTCTTAAAACTGCCGCTTTTTGGTAACCTCCTCTACCTCTCCTCCCTCCAAAGGTTCCTCTACACCCTCGGCAACCTGCTCAACGCCGGAGTGCCCGTTGTTGAAGCCTTAGAAATCGCCGTAACAACCATTCCCAACCTTGCCGTTCGCCTTCGCGTAAAACCCGTTGTTGAACACGTTAAAAAGGGGGAATCCCTCTCTAAGGTCCTTTCCGAGCTTATTCCCCTTCCCCTAGTTGTCTATCAGCTGCTTAAGGCGGGTGAGCTTTCGGGTAACCTCGGCGAAATGGCCCTAAAAGGGGCCGGTTACCTGGAAACTGAAATAGACGTTAAAGTTAAGAGCTTGACATCTTTAATCGAGCCTGTTACCATGCTTATAGTTGGATTGATGATAGGTTTTATAGTTTACGCTTTACTCCTGCCTATAGTTAGCATAAGCACTATAAAAGCGCTGTAA
- a CDS encoding CBS domain-containing protein, whose translation MGTVITTHRGMDLDALGAVVGLKRLYPEATVVLPSAKGEEVSKLLEENPDLLEFVNEEDFKGEVTRLIVADTDSLSRIPETLKKRLSEGVEVKVYDHHSGSTDIPGAELNFKEAGSTTSIVALLLKGKGLTPSPLEASAMLAGIYSDTGSFRYPSTSPLDFLAAAYLMSVGANISFVKKYLPAELSETEIDVLKVLKDNLRVVEVEGNRIGITFARFDRHVGEVAHLVSRLLEALRLPALFAAVEVGGTTFLIGRSRTPKVDAAAALAELGGGGHHEAASATLKEVTAFEALERLEEALRRSVEPLKVVKDIMTSPPITVSADVTVEEARKLLMKNSINAAPVVDSAGAFLGVVTRALLDKAIYMGLGGEPVSSVMDREYETVEPEAPLSAVEELLVLKGQSFVPVVKEGRPVGVVTRTDLLNNLYREELHRLSTFYSKRLSSEPKFRNVKHLLKKALPRELYSLIERIGEVAQELGLNAYLVGGFVRDLVIGRKNFDIDIVVEGDAVTFSKEVAKRLGAKVHTFERFKTATLIFPEGLRIDLASARTELYRSPGALPEVDTAPLKKDLMRRDFTINTLAVKINPSEFGRLIDFFGGLRDIKERKIRVLHSLSFVEDPTRILRALRFATRYRFELGRHTERLLKMAVERKLFKTVEGQRIYHELKQILLEENPLRVFLKLDRYGVLAELFPGLRWDREKKDLFEKVRKSVIWHKLNFPKLSPDTDYHLVYLLALFWGEPENRVKEYLAALTLPGKEERELLNLLKRARELLPRLESADRNSTYLSLLESAPEELLIFLSAVSPPEVSEKVREVATRLRYIKPLVSGNDIKALGLKPGPVFSELLRRVKYAVADGELPPDSREEQLAYLKELVDAVKERNNP comes from the coding sequence ATGGGAACCGTCATAACCACCCACAGGGGAATGGACCTTGACGCCCTCGGGGCGGTTGTCGGCTTAAAGAGGCTCTACCCCGAGGCCACCGTTGTGCTCCCCTCGGCGAAGGGAGAGGAGGTCTCGAAGCTCCTCGAGGAGAACCCCGACCTTTTGGAGTTTGTAAACGAGGAGGACTTTAAGGGGGAGGTTACCCGCCTTATCGTTGCCGATACCGATTCCCTCTCGAGGATACCCGAAACCTTGAAAAAACGCCTCTCGGAAGGCGTTGAAGTTAAAGTCTACGACCACCACTCGGGCTCTACCGATATCCCCGGCGCCGAGCTGAACTTTAAAGAGGCCGGTTCAACAACCTCTATAGTGGCCCTCCTATTAAAGGGAAAGGGGTTAACCCCTTCCCCCCTTGAGGCCTCCGCTATGCTTGCCGGCATCTACTCCGATACCGGCTCTTTCCGCTACCCCTCCACTTCCCCCCTTGACTTCCTTGCCGCCGCCTACCTGATGTCGGTTGGGGCGAATATCTCGTTCGTTAAGAAGTACCTGCCTGCGGAGCTTTCCGAAACCGAGATAGACGTTCTAAAGGTTTTAAAGGACAACCTCAGGGTTGTTGAGGTTGAGGGTAACCGGATAGGGATAACTTTTGCCCGTTTCGACCGCCACGTAGGCGAGGTTGCCCACCTTGTAAGCAGGCTGCTGGAGGCTCTGAGGCTTCCGGCCCTTTTTGCTGCCGTAGAAGTGGGCGGAACCACCTTTCTCATAGGCCGCTCCAGAACTCCTAAGGTTGACGCCGCAGCTGCTTTAGCCGAGCTCGGGGGAGGAGGTCACCACGAGGCCGCCTCTGCAACTCTGAAGGAGGTTACCGCCTTTGAGGCTCTGGAGAGGCTTGAAGAGGCTCTGCGGCGCTCCGTAGAACCCCTGAAGGTTGTTAAGGACATTATGACCTCTCCCCCCATTACCGTGTCTGCCGACGTTACCGTTGAAGAGGCCCGGAAGCTGCTGATGAAAAACAGCATAAACGCCGCTCCCGTTGTTGACTCTGCCGGGGCCTTCCTCGGGGTTGTAACAAGGGCGCTTCTGGATAAGGCCATCTACATGGGGCTCGGCGGCGAGCCGGTTTCGTCGGTTATGGACAGGGAGTATGAAACCGTGGAGCCCGAAGCTCCCTTATCTGCCGTAGAGGAGCTTCTCGTCCTTAAGGGGCAGAGCTTCGTCCCCGTTGTAAAGGAGGGCAGGCCCGTAGGTGTGGTTACAAGGACCGACCTTTTAAACAACCTCTACAGGGAAGAGCTTCACCGCCTTTCCACCTTCTACTCAAAGCGGCTGAGCTCAGAGCCAAAATTTCGCAACGTTAAGCACCTGCTCAAGAAGGCCCTCCCTCGGGAGCTCTACTCCCTTATTGAGCGTATAGGAGAGGTTGCCCAGGAGCTCGGCCTAAACGCCTACCTTGTGGGAGGTTTTGTCAGAGACCTCGTTATAGGCCGGAAGAACTTCGACATAGACATCGTTGTTGAGGGAGATGCTGTTACCTTCTCTAAAGAGGTTGCAAAGAGGCTGGGAGCGAAAGTTCACACCTTTGAGCGCTTTAAAACTGCAACTTTGATTTTCCCGGAAGGTCTTCGGATAGACCTTGCCTCCGCAAGAACCGAGCTCTACCGCTCACCGGGGGCCCTCCCGGAGGTGGATACCGCCCCTTTAAAGAAAGACCTGATGAGGCGCGACTTCACCATAAACACCCTTGCCGTAAAAATAAACCCTTCCGAATTTGGCCGGCTCATAGACTTCTTCGGAGGCCTCCGGGACATAAAGGAGCGAAAGATAAGAGTTCTCCACTCCCTCTCCTTCGTTGAGGACCCTACCCGAATCCTCAGGGCCCTCCGCTTTGCCACCCGCTACCGGTTTGAGCTGGGCCGCCACACCGAGAGGCTCCTTAAGATGGCCGTTGAGAGGAAGCTCTTTAAAACCGTTGAAGGCCAGAGAATCTACCACGAGCTCAAGCAGATTCTCTTAGAGGAGAACCCCCTAAGGGTCTTCTTAAAGCTCGACAGGTACGGCGTTCTGGCTGAACTCTTCCCCGGCCTCCGCTGGGACAGGGAGAAGAAAGACCTCTTCGAGAAGGTTCGAAAGAGCGTTATATGGCACAAGCTCAACTTTCCTAAGCTCTCGCCGGATACCGACTACCACCTCGTTTACCTCCTTGCCCTCTTCTGGGGTGAGCCCGAAAACAGGGTAAAAGAATACCTTGCCGCCCTTACCCTCCCGGGAAAGGAAGAGAGAGAGCTCCTTAACCTCCTTAAAAGGGCAAGAGAGCTTCTACCCCGCCTTGAGTCGGCCGATAGGAACAGCACCTACCTTTCGCTCCTTGAGTCCGCCCCGGAGGAGCTCCTCATCTTCCTCTCTGCCGTTTCGCCTCCGGAAGTTTCTGAAAAGGTAAGGGAGGTTGCAACGCGCCTGCGCTACATTAAACCCCTTGTAAGCGGGAACGACATAAAGGCTCTCGGCCTTAAGCCGGGTCCCGTTTTTTCCGAGCTCCTCCGTAGAGTAAAATATGCAGTGGCCGACGGTGAGCTCCCCCCCGACAGCCGGGAGGAGCAGCTTGCCTACCTGAAGGAGCTTGTAGATGCAGTTAAAGAGCGAAACAACCCTTAA
- a CDS encoding PilN domain-containing protein has product MLRFNFAELKESKFEKYVRPDLIFLVFVLLLVFAVYYFWVSSIESQISAVDSKIARLRAEKARLLRVQREVGRLKKLEQELKHKLSVVSELERKRHVPQFLYFFGNPDYVKGIWLTELSSKGKLLHVKGATFNVKRVPLFLQYVETNLGNVVFRETKRKVFSDRRLRLNIPYYQFNFSVEMKNGAAK; this is encoded by the coding sequence ATGCTAAGGTTTAACTTCGCCGAGCTGAAAGAGTCAAAGTTTGAAAAGTACGTCCGTCCCGACCTTATTTTCCTCGTATTCGTGCTCCTGCTCGTTTTTGCCGTTTACTACTTCTGGGTCAGCTCTATTGAGTCTCAGATATCGGCCGTAGACTCAAAGATAGCCAGGTTGAGGGCCGAAAAGGCCAGACTGTTGCGCGTTCAACGGGAAGTTGGCAGGCTCAAGAAGCTCGAGCAGGAGCTTAAACACAAGCTCTCTGTTGTCTCCGAGCTTGAAAGGAAACGCCACGTTCCGCAGTTCCTCTACTTCTTCGGAAATCCCGACTACGTTAAGGGTATTTGGCTTACAGAGCTCTCCTCGAAGGGAAAACTCCTCCACGTTAAGGGAGCCACTTTCAACGTTAAAAGGGTTCCTCTCTTCCTCCAGTACGTAGAGACAAACCTTGGAAACGTTGTGTTCCGAGAAACAAAGAGGAAGGTCTTCTCGGACCGCAGACTGAGGCTGAATATCCCTTACTACCAGTTTAACTTTAGCGTGGAGATGAAAAATGGAGCAGCTAAGTAG
- a CDS encoding PDZ domain-containing protein — protein MQLKSETTLNLLLVALLAFSVAYFLSSLALLKLPPCFHLNLSLKTPATKLPTYDYMVAREGFFKPKKKTAVARPQPVKRKEVFTLAGYSLKGTVVCGQCGHSIAILAAPDGRTVVLSVGSNLKNYTLKAVYPDKAVFESGGREVVLRLFKKEQQTAHSRPVNTLSPQPLTSSTLQYKVSRKEIISQISSGDFLRYINIVPTKNPPGLRVNYVNPRSFIYKLGIRPGDIITSINGIEIRTPEDSFSAFEQLKNADTVTVTVLRRGKELKLHYEIE, from the coding sequence ATGCAGTTAAAGAGCGAAACAACCCTTAACCTTCTCCTTGTGGCCCTGCTGGCCTTCTCCGTTGCCTACTTCCTTTCCTCCCTTGCCCTTTTAAAGCTCCCTCCCTGTTTCCACCTGAACCTCTCCTTAAAAACGCCTGCCACCAAACTCCCGACCTACGACTACATGGTTGCAAGAGAAGGTTTCTTTAAACCCAAAAAGAAAACCGCCGTGGCCCGGCCGCAGCCCGTAAAGAGGAAAGAGGTTTTCACCCTTGCGGGCTACTCCTTAAAGGGAACCGTTGTCTGCGGTCAGTGCGGCCACAGCATAGCGATACTTGCAGCCCCCGACGGTAGAACCGTTGTCCTCTCAGTGGGCTCAAACCTCAAAAACTACACCCTTAAAGCCGTTTACCCCGACAAGGCCGTCTTTGAGTCGGGGGGCAGAGAGGTGGTCCTGAGGCTCTTCAAGAAAGAGCAACAAACTGCACACTCACGGCCGGTTAATACCCTCTCTCCCCAACCCCTTACCTCCTCTACACTCCAGTATAAAGTTAGCCGTAAGGAGATAATCTCTCAGATATCCTCCGGAGACTTCCTCCGCTACATAAACATCGTTCCCACCAAAAACCCGCCAGGCCTCAGGGTAAACTACGTTAACCCGAGGAGCTTCATCTACAAACTCGGCATACGCCCCGGGGATATCATCACCTCTATAAACGGCATAGAGATAAGAACTCCCGAGGACTCCTTCTCCGCCTTTGAACAGCTGAAAAATGCAGACACGGTTACCGTAACCGTTTTAAGGCGCGGGAAGGAGTTAAAACTCCACTACGAGATAGAGTGA
- a CDS encoding type 4a pilus biogenesis protein PilO, with the protein MEQLSSLYEKWIETPRWQKWILILFLGALLLGLLYYYKIVPLQQELARKRAQADTLALTVSRLKVFEKRRAAVQKEINQLEKQIAAIEKKLPTGNEEVSQILKSITGADSGMVIRFIKRDKPHSSKYYVAYPYTVQLAGTYPNFVRWCERLSKVDRILNFGDISIVSYKKKPSSLPRKGEEERSPGYTVVATLKIKAFTLKR; encoded by the coding sequence ATGGAGCAGCTAAGTAGCCTCTACGAGAAGTGGATAGAGACTCCCCGTTGGCAGAAGTGGATTCTCATCCTCTTTCTCGGAGCCCTTTTACTTGGCTTGCTTTACTACTACAAAATAGTTCCCCTTCAGCAAGAGCTCGCCCGTAAGAGAGCCCAGGCAGATACCCTTGCCCTGACGGTGAGCAGGCTTAAGGTCTTTGAGAAGCGCAGGGCTGCTGTTCAAAAGGAGATAAACCAGCTTGAAAAGCAGATTGCGGCTATAGAGAAGAAGCTCCCCACCGGAAACGAGGAGGTGAGTCAGATACTCAAATCCATAACCGGTGCCGACAGCGGTATGGTTATACGCTTCATTAAACGTGATAAACCTCACAGCAGTAAGTACTACGTGGCCTATCCCTATACCGTTCAGCTTGCCGGAACATACCCCAACTTTGTCAGGTGGTGTGAGCGCCTCTCCAAGGTCGATAGAATCCTCAACTTCGGCGATATCTCGATTGTTTCCTACAAGAAGAAACCTTCCAGTTTGCCCAGGAAAGGGGAGGAGGAGCGCTCCCCAGGCTATACGGTTGTAGCTACTCTGAAAATAAAGGCATTTACCTTGAAGAGGTAG
- the gspD gene encoding type II secretion system secretin GspD: MVKRTVSAALLAASAVLVAPIQPPLLAQEPKSVQVNFVDVDIKDFTKVVSQATGKNIIVPPTLRGKITIISPKPIPKKELFDLFVAALDELGYQVVNYKDYVKIVRNREVARESTTVLTGRVDGGDIVVTYIYIPRHLYVMNLQGLIRNMLSPVGRVSFVRESNAVVITDKEKNVHRIVKVLSRLDRAPLKLKIASYTFKNAKAQDVVKVLQALLEKGFAFDIAKTFPLPGREYYHFAVDGRTNTLYVVGTPKTIVRVLQLCEKLDRPIKVKEGDIHIIKLNYAFAEDMAKVLDSLFKDTSQKKFGLSGPVKVVADKGSNSLIVLASPQDFAVVKDVVKSIDVKRPQVFVEVQIVEMSMDKLLQMGVEWKFLSRGNYVPFGGSLYGNLPLQPGYPSASPGLLLGIAKWRDGVPDIGLLLNAYAKEGGVNVIATPQILTLDNEEAEINISKVIPYSTGVKYDTNNNPVISYDYKDVGIVLKITPHITASGEVRLKVYEKVEDVVGYANADQTAPITSKREAKTTVDVHDGQTLVIGGLIKRKKLTTVEKVPVLGSIPVIGNLFKKTGHQIEKTNLLVFITPHIVRNTEEEQALTARKVAEYRENLLEIKRSRKGILSDIKGFGQFELNKGLMVNVKDVK, from the coding sequence ATGGTGAAGCGAACCGTTTCTGCCGCTCTCCTTGCCGCTTCGGCGGTTCTGGTGGCTCCGATTCAGCCGCCCCTTCTCGCTCAGGAGCCCAAGTCGGTTCAAGTGAACTTCGTAGATGTAGACATTAAAGACTTCACCAAAGTGGTCAGTCAGGCTACCGGAAAGAACATAATAGTTCCCCCCACCTTAAGGGGAAAAATCACCATAATCTCGCCGAAGCCGATTCCAAAGAAGGAGCTCTTCGACCTCTTCGTGGCTGCCCTCGATGAGCTCGGCTACCAGGTTGTTAACTACAAAGACTACGTAAAAATTGTCAGAAACCGTGAAGTTGCCCGTGAATCTACCACCGTGCTTACCGGCCGTGTAGACGGCGGCGACATCGTTGTAACCTACATCTACATCCCCCGACACCTCTACGTTATGAACCTTCAGGGCCTTATAAGGAACATGCTATCTCCTGTCGGCAGGGTGAGCTTCGTCCGGGAGAGCAACGCCGTTGTTATCACCGACAAGGAGAAGAACGTTCACCGAATAGTTAAAGTCCTCTCCCGACTCGACAGGGCGCCCTTAAAACTGAAAATCGCCTCTTACACCTTCAAAAACGCAAAGGCCCAAGACGTTGTCAAGGTCCTTCAGGCCCTCCTCGAGAAGGGCTTCGCCTTCGACATAGCCAAAACCTTCCCCCTGCCCGGCAGGGAGTACTACCACTTTGCCGTAGATGGCAGAACCAATACCCTCTATGTTGTCGGCACTCCCAAAACAATCGTGAGGGTTCTCCAGCTGTGTGAGAAGCTCGACCGCCCCATAAAAGTAAAAGAGGGGGATATCCACATAATCAAGCTGAACTACGCCTTTGCCGAAGATATGGCCAAGGTGCTCGACTCCCTCTTTAAGGACACCTCCCAGAAGAAGTTCGGCCTTTCCGGCCCCGTTAAAGTCGTTGCCGATAAGGGGAGTAACTCCCTTATAGTTCTTGCCTCCCCCCAGGACTTTGCCGTTGTAAAAGACGTTGTAAAGAGCATAGACGTTAAACGCCCGCAGGTTTTCGTAGAGGTTCAAATAGTAGAGATGTCTATGGATAAACTCCTCCAGATGGGCGTTGAGTGGAAGTTCCTCTCCCGGGGCAACTACGTTCCCTTCGGCGGCAGCCTTTACGGGAACCTGCCCCTTCAGCCCGGTTATCCCAGCGCCTCTCCGGGCCTGCTGTTGGGTATAGCCAAGTGGCGCGACGGCGTGCCCGACATAGGGCTGCTCCTGAACGCCTACGCTAAAGAGGGCGGCGTTAACGTAATAGCAACGCCCCAGATACTCACCCTCGACAACGAAGAGGCTGAGATAAACATCTCCAAAGTTATCCCCTACTCCACCGGCGTTAAGTACGACACGAACAACAACCCGGTAATCTCCTACGACTACAAGGACGTAGGCATAGTTCTCAAAATCACGCCCCACATAACTGCCTCCGGAGAGGTTCGCCTTAAGGTCTACGAGAAGGTGGAAGACGTTGTAGGTTACGCCAACGCCGACCAAACGGCTCCCATAACCTCAAAGCGTGAGGCCAAAACCACCGTAGACGTTCACGACGGTCAGACCCTTGTTATAGGCGGTCTCATAAAGCGGAAGAAGCTCACCACCGTTGAAAAGGTTCCGGTTCTCGGCAGCATTCCCGTTATAGGGAACCTCTTTAAAAAGACCGGACACCAGATAGAGAAGACCAACCTCCTCGTTTTCATTACTCCCCACATTGTTAGGAATACGGAAGAGGAGCAGGCCCTTACCGCGAGGAAAGTTGCCGAGTACAGGGAGAACCTCCTTGAGATTAAGCGCTCCAGGAAGGGCATCCTCTCCGATATTAAGGGCTTCGGTCAGTTTGAACTCAATAAAGGGCTTATGGTAAATGTTAAAGACGTTAAGTGA